AGCGGGGCCGGGCCCGGCGGGCCAAGCTTTACTTCATCCGTGAGCTTTCCGAGAGGGAGATCCGCCGTAAGCTCCGCGCCGACCGCAAGCGCATCGGCCAGGACCAGGAGATGGCCAAGGCCGCCAAGGAGGCAGCTATCGCCGAGGCCGCCGAGGCACCCACCCAAGGGGAGTCCAGCGCCGAGTAGCCGTTATCCCGTGCTAGGGGGCGGGGAATCCCGCCCTCCGGCTTTTGTCAGAAACCCCAGGGCTCTGGCCCTCGCCAAGGCCTCCACGCGGTTCCGGGCCAGGAGCTTGCCGTAGAGGCTTTCCAGGTGGTCTTTCACCGTATCCGGGGAAAGGCCCAAGGCCTTGGCTATCTCCTTCACGGAAAGCCCGTGGGCCAGAAGGCCCAGCACTTCTTCTTCCCTGGGGGTCAGGACGGGGAGGTCAGGGGGGGTGAGGCGTTCCTCCCCCCGGGCCACGCGCAGGAGGCGCCTTTTCAGCTCGGGGGCAGACAGCTCCTTGGAAAAGTAGGCGTCGGCCCCAGCCAGATAGGCTTCCCGTACCAAAGCGGGCTCCTGGTAGGTGGTGAGGAGGGCGATAAGGCCTTGGTATCCCGCTTGGCGTAGTTTCCGGGCGCACCCTAACCCGTCCAATACGGGCATCCTGAGGTCCAGGAGCACGGCTTCTGGCCCTAGGGCCAGGGTCTTGTCCAGGGCTTCTT
The window above is part of the Thermus albus genome. Proteins encoded here:
- a CDS encoding response regulator — encoded protein: MLRAGMGTPEPSLRVLIADDHPLFRLGLRAGLEGEGLVVVAEAQDGQEALDKTLALGPEAVLLDLRMPVLDGLGCARKLRQAGYQGLIALLTTYQEPALVREAYLAGADAYFSKELSAPELKRRLLRVARGEERLTPPDLPVLTPREEEVLGLLAHGLSVKEIAKALGLSPDTVKDHLESLYGKLLARNRVEALARARALGFLTKAGGRDSPPPSTG